A stretch of the Leguminivora glycinivorella isolate SPB_JAAS2020 chromosome 2, LegGlyc_1.1, whole genome shotgun sequence genome encodes the following:
- the LOC125241992 gene encoding uncharacterized protein LOC125241992, with protein sequence MSCTKTVLDYLNEDCWNLVLGYVPLQDVIRTERTCRQWQKMILAYLSHTRICVKVDYRFQDDEEVTGVVQNTHCVILREKYMASFESWTLKLGTSVVAGSCSEKSLKVIGENCPNLEGVMFLNLPEEMLLNNQYENFRHLRKLRFIDCIPMTDKSLSQYIASPVLEELLICFNVQVTGQCFTNIQSANFKALVFKYCKALACQLLALAKEHFSELTKLVLEGINAVNIEGDFDEKDEPFGDIVLVLDKTKKLEYLSTWEFGRYLDNFFESVCQLSCLKELEIDTYATDENIVEVTRRCQQLRVLKYQACGGNV encoded by the exons ATGTCATGTACTAAAACAGTATTGGACTATTTAAACGAGGATTGTTGGAATCTTGTACTAGGTTATGTGCCTTTGCAGGATGTTATTCGAACAGAGCGGACCTGCCGCCAATGGCAAAAGATGATACTCGCCTATTTGTCTC ATACTCGTATTTGTGTAAAAGTAGATTACAGATTCCAGGATGATGAAGAGGTTACAGGGGTAGTTCAGAATACTCATTGTGTCATTCTAAGAGAAAAATATATGGCCTCATTTGAGAGTTGGACATTGAAATTGGGAACATCAGTAGTGGCTGGCTCTTGCTctgaaaaaagtttaaaagtcATTGGAGAAAACTGCCCTAATTTAGAAGGTGTTATG TTTCTCAATTTACCTGAAGAAATGTTATTGAACAATCAGTATGAAAACTTCCGACACCTGCGTAAGCTGCGTTTTATAGATTGTATCCCA ATGACAGACAAGTCACTCAGCCAATACATAGCTAGTCCTGTCTTGGAGGAATTGTTAATCTGCTTCAATGTTCAAGTTACTGGGCAATGTTTCACAAACATTCAATCAGCAAATTTTAAAGCccttgtttttaaatattgcaaAGCTTTGGCATGTCAGCTTTTGGCTTTGGCCAAAGAGCACTTTAGTGAATTGACAAAGCTGGTGCTTGAAGGTATTAACGCTGTTAATATAGAAGGTGATTTCGATGAAAAAGATGAACCGTTTGGTGACATAGTGTTAGTGCTAGACAAGACAAAAAAGTTAGAATATTTGTCTACATGGGAATTCGGGAGGTACCTCGACAATTTCTTTGAGTCGGTATGCCAACTAAGCTGCTTGAAAGAGCTTGAGATAGACACCTATGCAACTGATGAGAATATTGTGGAAGTGACTCGGCGCTGCCAACAGTTACGAGTGCTGAAGTACCAGGCCTGTGGAGGTAATGTGTGA